The Thermoplasmata archaeon genome has a window encoding:
- a CDS encoding ABC transporter permease, which yields MSGLLALTGREIKKWYKNPFVLFISLVQPIIWMGLFGKAMNLGAIVPTNLPAGTPNPLAGFLGGVSDYFSFMAVGMLAFVVLFATMFSGMSIVWDRRLGFLNKVLSTPASRGSIVLSKVFIAVIRALVQAGIVLIAAVVLGLVLGPDFTPLSLIAVFGALFLMSIGLSAMFVAIAIRSTKWETQMAIMNLLNLPLLFASNALFPTASMPSWLQDIAKVNPVTYGTEAARQLILLPTNWSVVGGDFLFLGIFATVFAAIGIALSWRYLTK from the coding sequence ATGAGCGGCCTCCTTGCCCTCACGGGGCGCGAGATCAAGAAGTGGTACAAGAACCCCTTCGTCCTGTTCATCTCCCTGGTCCAACCGATCATCTGGATGGGCTTGTTCGGGAAGGCGATGAATCTGGGGGCCATCGTGCCTACGAACCTTCCTGCGGGGACGCCCAATCCCCTCGCGGGATTTCTCGGCGGCGTGTCGGACTACTTCTCCTTCATGGCCGTCGGGATGCTCGCCTTCGTCGTCCTGTTCGCCACGATGTTCAGCGGCATGTCCATCGTCTGGGACCGCAGGCTGGGCTTCTTGAACAAGGTCCTCAGCACGCCTGCGAGCCGAGGCTCGATCGTCCTGAGCAAGGTGTTCATCGCCGTGATCCGGGCCCTCGTCCAAGCGGGCATCGTCCTGATCGCCGCGGTGGTCTTGGGGCTGGTGCTCGGACCCGACTTCACGCCCCTCTCCTTGATCGCCGTGTTCGGGGCGCTGTTCCTGATGAGCATCGGGCTGTCCGCCATGTTCGTGGCCATCGCGATCCGGTCGACGAAGTGGGAGACCCAGATGGCCATCATGAACCTCCTCAACCTGCCGCTCCTGTTTGCCAGCAACGCGCTCTTCCCGACCGCGTCCATGCCGTCCTGGCTGCAGGACATCGCGAAGGTGAACCCCGTCACGTACGGCACCGAGGCCGCGCGCCAGCTCATCCTGCTCCCGACGAACTGGAGCGTCGTGGGAGGCGACTTCCTATTCCTGGGGATATTCGCCACGGTGTTCGCGGCCATCGGGATCGCGCTCTCGTGGAGGTACCTGACCAAGTAG
- a CDS encoding PadR family transcriptional regulator encodes MMRRETFGGTYHFLAKGDFAGLLLVVLQEKPMHGYETMKALEDRFHGFYKPSAGAIYPALRSLQRRGLVSVTGGERRKTYRITAAGRARLREVHEEVESRFKALEKTMGPERAAMFREFRKTGQLLRTNIGNVTPGQAKELQLLMAEMRERIMKILAE; translated from the coding sequence ATGATGCGCCGAGAGACGTTTGGGGGCACGTACCACTTCCTGGCCAAGGGAGACTTCGCGGGCCTCCTCCTCGTGGTCCTCCAGGAGAAACCGATGCACGGGTACGAGACCATGAAGGCGCTGGAGGACCGATTCCATGGCTTCTACAAGCCGAGCGCAGGTGCCATCTACCCCGCGCTCCGCTCCCTGCAACGCCGGGGACTCGTGAGCGTCACGGGAGGGGAGCGGCGGAAGACGTACCGGATCACCGCGGCGGGCAGGGCCCGTCTCCGCGAGGTCCACGAGGAGGTCGAGAGCCGGTTCAAAGCCCTCGAGAAGACGATGGGCCCGGAACGGGCCGCCATGTTCCGCGAGTTCCGAAAGACGGGTCAGCTCTTGAGGACGAACATCGGGAACGTGACCCCGGGCCAGGCCAAGGAGCTGCAACTCCTGATGGCGGAGATGCGGGAGCGGATCATGAAGATCCTTGCGGAGTGA
- a CDS encoding DNA-directed RNA polymerase subunit L, producing the protein MQLRLLDKQKDSLRVEVTNPDETLVQPLIAALLKDEDVADALYYSGHPQLDKPVLTVRTRKGSPQAALKRAAKGLADRYADAKKLLEKELA; encoded by the coding sequence ATGCAGCTCCGTCTTCTCGACAAGCAGAAAGACTCCCTCCGGGTCGAGGTCACGAACCCCGACGAGACCCTGGTCCAGCCGCTCATTGCGGCGCTCCTGAAGGACGAGGACGTCGCGGACGCGCTGTACTACAGCGGCCACCCTCAGCTCGACAAGCCCGTGCTCACGGTGCGGACCAGGAAGGGTTCTCCCCAGGCCGCGCTGAAGCGCGCCGCGAAGGGACTCGCAGACCGGTACGCCGACGCGAAGAAACTCCTAGAGAAGGAGCTCGCGTAG
- a CDS encoding ATP-binding cassette domain-containing protein, whose protein sequence is MVGNVIQVSDLVKRFGELTAVDHVSFEVREGEIFGFLGPNGAGKTTTINMLTTVLRPNGGVAKVNGHDVLHDALEVRRSIGLVPQEYTADEDLTGLENLLLVASLYEVPRAEAKQRAAELLELVQLKDAADRTVDTYSGGMRRRLELACGLINRPKVLFLDEPTLGLDVQTRAAVWAYIRLLKEKYHMTLFMTTHYLEEADNLCDRIAIIDHGKIVALDTPRALKDSLGGDIVEIHVDRPAEDGLAASLQALPNVKEVHPVDGGYRLTVINGDETAPLVLDALRAQNFKATRISIAKPTLDEVYLARTGRTMREQEGSREDVFRQRIAMRRARP, encoded by the coding sequence ATGGTCGGAAACGTGATTCAGGTGTCGGACTTGGTGAAGCGATTCGGGGAACTCACGGCGGTGGACCACGTGAGCTTCGAGGTCCGGGAAGGCGAGATTTTCGGATTCCTCGGTCCGAACGGCGCAGGAAAGACGACGACGATCAATATGCTGACGACCGTGCTCCGGCCCAACGGCGGCGTGGCCAAGGTCAACGGCCACGATGTGCTCCACGACGCCCTAGAGGTGCGCCGGTCCATCGGCCTCGTACCCCAGGAGTACACGGCGGACGAGGATCTCACGGGGCTGGAGAACCTCCTGCTCGTGGCGAGCCTGTACGAGGTCCCGCGAGCGGAGGCCAAGCAGCGGGCAGCGGAACTCCTCGAGCTCGTCCAGCTGAAGGACGCCGCGGACCGCACCGTGGACACGTACAGCGGAGGGATGCGACGGCGTCTCGAACTGGCCTGCGGGCTGATCAACCGTCCCAAGGTCCTGTTCCTGGACGAACCCACGCTCGGGCTGGACGTCCAGACCCGGGCGGCCGTCTGGGCCTACATCCGGCTCCTGAAGGAGAAATACCACATGACGCTCTTCATGACGACGCACTACCTCGAGGAGGCCGACAACCTGTGCGACCGAATCGCGATCATCGACCACGGGAAGATCGTGGCGCTCGACACGCCCCGAGCGCTCAAGGACTCCCTGGGAGGCGACATCGTGGAGATTCATGTGGACCGACCCGCCGAGGACGGTCTCGCGGCCTCCTTGCAAGCGCTCCCCAACGTCAAGGAGGTCCACCCCGTGGATGGTGGCTACCGGTTGACGGTCATCAACGGGGATGAGACGGCGCCCCTGGTCCTGGACGCCCTGCGGGCCCAGAACTTCAAGGCCACGCGGATCTCGATCGCCAAACCGACCCTCGATGAGGTGTACCTCGCCCGCACGGGCCGCACCATGCGGGAACAGGAAGGCAGCCGCGAGGACGTGTTCCGTCAGCGCATCGCGATGCGGAGGGCGAGACCATGA